One window of the Glycocaulis alkaliphilus genome contains the following:
- the trpC gene encoding indole-3-glycerol phosphate synthase TrpC has product MSDTLERIGIYKRAETARRKAALSYADICAKARAASPVRGFFRQLQTRQAADGLALIAEIKKASPSKGLIRADFDPPALARAYEDGGAACLSILTDTESFEGADSHLVEARAAVSLPVLRKDFLYDPWQVVEARALGADCILVIMAAVDDTLAADLVAEAARWDMDALIEVHDRAELDRALALPSPLIGINNRNLRTFDVTLDTFEALSAHVPEDRFLVAESGIFSFDDAERVRKSGAKALLVGESLMRQNDVTSAVKDLMKFA; this is encoded by the coding sequence ATGAGCGACACGCTGGAGCGTATTGGCATCTACAAGCGCGCGGAGACCGCGCGCCGCAAGGCAGCTCTCAGCTATGCCGACATCTGCGCAAAGGCGCGCGCTGCCTCACCTGTGCGCGGTTTTTTCAGGCAGCTGCAAACCCGGCAAGCCGCCGACGGACTGGCGCTGATTGCGGAGATCAAGAAGGCAAGCCCCTCCAAAGGCCTGATCCGCGCCGACTTTGACCCTCCCGCGCTCGCCCGCGCCTATGAGGACGGGGGCGCAGCCTGCCTCTCCATCCTCACTGACACGGAAAGCTTTGAAGGAGCCGACAGCCATCTTGTCGAGGCGCGCGCCGCCGTCTCCCTGCCCGTATTGCGCAAGGACTTCCTCTATGACCCCTGGCAGGTCGTAGAGGCCCGCGCTCTGGGCGCAGACTGCATTCTGGTCATCATGGCAGCCGTGGACGACACGCTGGCCGCCGATCTGGTGGCCGAGGCTGCACGCTGGGACATGGATGCCCTTATCGAGGTGCATGACCGGGCGGAGCTGGACCGGGCCCTCGCCCTGCCCTCGCCGCTCATTGGTATCAATAACCGCAATCTGCGCACCTTCGATGTGACGCTCGATACGTTCGAGGCGCTCAGCGCGCATGTCCCCGAGGACCGCTTTCTCGTCGCCGAGAGCGGCATTTTCTCCTTCGATGACGCTGAGCGGGTGCGTAAGTCCGGCGCCAAAGCGCTTCTGGTCGGCGAAAGCCTCATGCGCCAGAATGATGTAACGTCAGCGGTGAAAGACCTGATGAAGTTCGCGTGA
- the trpD gene encoding anthranilate phosphoribosyltransferase, whose translation MSQMRPAISALAGGKLPAPEALEAAFDALMDGEADLAEIGGFLIGLAAIGEDPGVLATGARAMRARMNTVKAPANAIDTCGTGGDARGTWNISTAAALVAAAAGAVVAKHGNKAASSKSGSAEVLDSSGVNLMATPEQIERALDEAGVAFLFAQAHHGAVRHVAPARKTLGVRTVFNLLGPLSNPAGTRRQLLGVFDQRWLVPMAEALRDLGAERAWIVHGEDGLDEITTTGATHIASLEADGSVREFTVTPEDAGLPRASLDDLKGGEPAENAAALHRLLDGERGAYRDIVLFNASAALVLAGKADGLKDGVALAAAAIDDGRAAGTLNKLVHITNT comes from the coding sequence ATGAGCCAGATGCGCCCGGCCATCTCCGCCCTTGCAGGCGGGAAACTGCCTGCGCCAGAGGCGCTGGAGGCGGCTTTTGATGCGCTGATGGATGGCGAAGCGGATCTGGCCGAGATTGGCGGCTTTCTTATTGGACTGGCCGCGATTGGCGAGGATCCGGGCGTGCTGGCCACCGGAGCGCGCGCCATGCGCGCGCGGATGAACACGGTGAAAGCTCCCGCCAATGCCATTGATACATGCGGAACCGGCGGCGACGCCCGGGGCACATGGAACATCTCCACCGCCGCCGCGCTGGTGGCTGCTGCTGCGGGCGCCGTGGTTGCCAAGCACGGCAACAAGGCTGCCTCGTCGAAATCCGGCTCTGCCGAAGTGCTCGATTCATCGGGTGTGAACCTGATGGCAACGCCTGAACAGATCGAACGGGCGCTGGACGAGGCCGGTGTCGCCTTCCTGTTCGCCCAGGCCCATCACGGCGCCGTGCGCCACGTGGCCCCTGCCCGCAAGACGCTGGGGGTGCGCACCGTGTTCAACCTGCTGGGTCCGCTATCAAACCCTGCGGGCACACGCCGCCAGCTTCTGGGTGTGTTCGACCAGCGCTGGCTTGTGCCCATGGCCGAGGCCTTGCGCGATCTGGGCGCCGAGCGTGCGTGGATCGTCCACGGCGAAGACGGTCTGGATGAGATCACCACAACCGGCGCCACCCATATCGCCAGCCTGGAGGCCGATGGCAGCGTGCGCGAGTTCACCGTCACGCCTGAAGATGCCGGATTGCCCCGCGCGAGCCTTGATGATCTCAAGGGCGGGGAACCGGCCGAGAATGCCGCCGCGCTGCACCGCCTGCTGGACGGCGAGCGTGGCGCATACCGCGACATTGTCCTGTTCAATGCCAGCGCGGCACTGGTGCTTGCGGGCAAGGCTGATGGCCTGAAAGACGGCGTGGCGCTGGCAGCAGCCGCCATTGATGACGGGCGGGCCGCCGGAACGCTCAATAAGCTTGTACATATTACAAACACCTGA
- a CDS encoding ComEC/Rec2 family competence protein encodes MRRYIQAVWTSIQRGRSPVSGAERAALSRLLQPVLPSRAVRPSDLILWAPLAAGLGAAVYLSVPAEPGSVLIPVFWLAAFACVLAVPLFTAKPSLMAAIVLSACALAGHAHVQGRTLSLAPPVIEVSDRARTVTGWVERIERRGRSGRVLLRVQTLERADVAPFRVRLRINTETLTPGDGIRINAVLSHPRGPAAAGGYDGARAAWYQRVALAGFSISQPQPEEIAGDESERAFLGWRWRLAQRISDAAGPNSGPVIAALLTGERSGVTEAHAEALRLSGLGHLLAISGMHMALLAGGIYFAARWLIASIEPFARAHDPRKPAALIALLAALGYLLLSGGAISTQRAFVMAAVMFTAILIGRRAVSFQSLALAALIIIAFSPQSVIEPGFQMSFAATAALIAVYEAWQRWRMTRDMADYGWFARVQAAFTGLAVTSLVAGSATGLFAAFHFQRMAAYGFGANLLAMPVFSFWVMPAGVVGLLLAPFGLEGLPLLVSAAGMDIVLAIATWTSSLPGAAMPALAPGGIVLGLYATGFALATLGRGLVRVAGVPFAAGALGLWALQSPPDMMITSSGVLVSRSLSAESGEPGDWQVSDRRRGRFETGVLLQRAGTGLSAAPRGDYACDPLGCLVVTAEGLRVAVSEHPASLEEDCVRADLVVARGTVSAWQKRRCAVPVLDDAARAELGSAEFWVRDGRIIRLRGANDGSAARVWGRERGS; translated from the coding sequence CCGTCCGATCTGATCTTGTGGGCGCCGCTGGCCGCGGGGCTGGGTGCGGCAGTCTATCTTTCGGTTCCGGCAGAGCCTGGCAGCGTGCTGATCCCGGTTTTCTGGCTTGCCGCTTTTGCCTGCGTTCTGGCCGTCCCGCTTTTCACCGCCAAGCCGTCCCTGATGGCAGCGATCGTGCTGAGCGCCTGTGCGCTGGCCGGGCATGCCCATGTTCAGGGCAGGACGCTCTCGCTTGCGCCGCCCGTGATCGAGGTCAGTGACCGAGCCCGCACGGTTACAGGCTGGGTGGAGCGCATCGAACGCAGAGGCCGGTCGGGGCGCGTGCTGCTGCGCGTACAGACGCTGGAGCGCGCCGATGTGGCGCCGTTCCGGGTGCGCTTGCGGATCAACACCGAAACCCTGACCCCCGGCGACGGCATACGTATCAATGCTGTCCTGTCCCATCCGCGTGGGCCTGCGGCGGCGGGTGGCTATGACGGTGCGCGGGCGGCCTGGTATCAGCGGGTGGCGCTTGCCGGCTTTTCCATCTCACAGCCTCAGCCGGAAGAGATTGCCGGCGATGAGAGCGAGCGGGCATTTCTGGGATGGCGCTGGCGGCTGGCGCAGCGCATTTCCGATGCTGCCGGGCCGAACTCCGGACCGGTCATTGCCGCGCTGCTGACCGGGGAGCGCTCAGGCGTTACCGAGGCCCATGCGGAGGCGCTCAGGCTATCCGGGCTTGGCCATTTGCTGGCCATATCGGGGATGCATATGGCATTGCTGGCGGGCGGTATCTATTTCGCGGCGCGCTGGCTCATCGCCTCGATTGAGCCCTTCGCCCGCGCGCATGACCCGCGAAAGCCTGCCGCGCTGATCGCACTGCTCGCCGCCCTTGGCTATCTGCTGCTGTCTGGCGGGGCGATCTCCACCCAGCGTGCCTTCGTCATGGCTGCGGTCATGTTCACGGCGATATTGATAGGGCGAAGAGCGGTGTCGTTTCAGTCGCTTGCTCTGGCCGCACTCATCATCATCGCATTCAGCCCGCAAAGCGTGATCGAGCCGGGTTTCCAGATGAGCTTCGCCGCCACCGCCGCGCTGATCGCCGTCTATGAAGCCTGGCAGAGATGGCGGATGACACGCGATATGGCCGACTATGGCTGGTTTGCGCGGGTACAGGCCGCGTTTACAGGCCTTGCCGTTACCAGCCTGGTGGCGGGCAGCGCGACCGGGCTTTTTGCCGCCTTCCACTTCCAGCGCATGGCAGCCTACGGGTTTGGCGCAAACCTTCTGGCCATGCCGGTCTTCAGCTTCTGGGTCATGCCGGCGGGTGTCGTGGGGCTATTGCTGGCTCCCTTCGGGCTGGAAGGGCTGCCGCTCCTGGTGAGCGCGGCGGGCATGGACATCGTTCTTGCCATCGCCACGTGGACATCCTCGCTGCCCGGCGCGGCCATGCCGGCGCTGGCACCGGGCGGGATCGTGCTTGGCCTTTATGCGACCGGGTTTGCCCTGGCGACGCTGGGGCGCGGGCTGGTGCGAGTGGCGGGTGTCCCTTTTGCTGCCGGGGCGCTTGGCCTGTGGGCACTGCAATCGCCGCCCGACATGATGATCACCTCGTCGGGCGTACTCGTTTCGCGCAGCCTTTCAGCTGAGTCCGGTGAACCTGGAGACTGGCAGGTCAGCGACCGCCGCCGGGGCCGGTTCGAGACAGGCGTTCTCCTGCAGCGCGCAGGAACAGGGCTAAGCGCCGCGCCGCGCGGGGATTACGCGTGCGATCCGCTGGGCTGCCTTGTCGTCACGGCCGAGGGGCTGCGCGTAGCGGTCAGCGAGCATCCCGCCTCGCTGGAGGAAGACTGCGTACGCGCAGACCTGGTGGTCGCGCGCGGCACGGTAAGCGCCTGGCAGAAGCGCCGCTGCGCGGTGCCTGTTCTCGATGATGCGGCGCGGGCAGAGCTGGGCAGTGCCGAGTTCTGGGTCAGAGATGGCCGCATAATCCGCCTGCGCGGCGCCAATGATGGCAGTGCGGCCCGTGTCTGGGGGCGGGAGCGGGGCAGCTGA
- the lexA gene encoding transcriptional repressor LexA: MLTRKQHELLLFIHKRLSEDGVSPSFDEMKEALQLASKSGVHRLVSALEERGFIRRLAHRARALEVLKLPDASAPRASAADNVVSGNFARREVETDSVDVPLLGKIAAGVPIEAIQHETERFGVPSQMVSSGEHFALEVEGDSMIEAGILDGDYVIIRRGDTANNGEIVVALVDNEEATLKRIRRKGGSIALEAANPAYETRIFGPDRVQVQGRLVGLIRRYH, translated from the coding sequence ATGCTGACCCGCAAACAACACGAGCTTCTGCTCTTCATTCACAAGCGCCTCTCTGAAGACGGCGTTTCCCCGTCCTTTGACGAGATGAAGGAAGCGCTTCAGCTGGCTTCAAAGTCCGGTGTTCACCGCCTCGTCAGCGCGCTGGAGGAGCGTGGCTTCATTCGGCGTCTGGCCCACCGGGCCCGGGCGCTCGAAGTGCTCAAGCTCCCGGATGCCTCCGCACCGCGCGCAAGCGCCGCAGATAATGTCGTCAGCGGCAATTTTGCCCGCCGTGAAGTCGAGACGGATTCGGTGGATGTGCCGCTTCTGGGCAAGATCGCGGCTGGTGTGCCCATCGAAGCCATCCAGCACGAAACCGAGCGTTTCGGCGTGCCGTCCCAAATGGTCTCGTCGGGTGAACATTTCGCGCTCGAGGTCGAGGGCGATTCCATGATCGAGGCCGGTATTCTGGATGGCGATTACGTCATTATCCGGCGCGGAGACACGGCCAATAATGGCGAGATTGTCGTTGCGCTGGTGGATAATGAGGAAGCCACGCTCAAGCGCATCCGCCGCAAGGGCGGGTCGATTGCTCTTGAAGCGGCCAACCCGGCCTATGAGACCCGTATTTTCGGGCCCGACCGGGTGCAGGTTCAGGGTCGTCTGGTGGGGCTGATCCGCCGCTATCACTGA